From Lolium perenne isolate Kyuss_39 chromosome 5, Kyuss_2.0, whole genome shotgun sequence, a single genomic window includes:
- the LOC127299044 gene encoding uncharacterized protein — MGTRDMPLPRLYELLHGQDRDRWPPEARFLEAAHHGDVRKIKKIAKELDVQGRGIPATVASTTYMGMNALHAAGGRGRLPAYRYLVEEVGMDVDKPDTAQAFTPAAHAVTNGCLPAIKYLVNHGADVRQQRSKGNITLLHTAALLGYSEIVEFLLSRGADVDAISDLGTPLAVAALRGYASIVKILLQNNADPNKASCQFGPLTLALQKSSVSCMKLLIQGGTKVSCDYPFDNPLVKAAEKGLTEAIKCLLEAGANPNVHDTFGRLPIELAAEYGTREDVEILFPFTSPISTVEKWSVDGIISHVKMEIKQLEDGNFVKKRMSDLKRQADEAFKKQDYPNASLLYTQALRMDNFDAKLLSNRSLCWLRMGDGQRAFDDAAKCKRLRPKWAKAHYRQGAALMFTKEYDGAYSALSRALELDPESEEIEKLFWEAMELR, encoded by the exons ATGGGGACCCGGGACATGCCGCTGCCTCGCCTGTACGAGCTCCTCCACGGCCAAG ACCGTGACCGCTGGCCGCCGGAGGCCAGGTTCCTCGAGGCCGCGCACCACGGCGACGTCCGCAAAATCAAGA AGATCGCGAAGGAGCTGGACGTGCAGGGCCGTGGGATCCCGGCGACGGTGGCCAGCACGACCTACATGGGCATGAACGCGCTCCACGCCGCCGGGGGCCGCGGCAGGCTGCCAGCCTACCGGTACCTGGTTGAGGAGGTCGGGATGGACGTCGACAAGCCCGACACCGCACAGG CTTTCACGCCTGCGGCGCATGCCGTCACCAACGGCTGCCTTCCCGCCATCAAGTACCTCGTCAATCACGGCGCTGATGTGCGTCAGCAACGTTCAAAGGGGAACATCACTCTTCTGCATACGGCTGCACTTCTTG ggtACTCTGAAATAGTAGAGTTTCTTCTCTctagaggagctgatgttgatgcAATATCCGATCTTGGGACACCTCTCGCGGTTGCtgctcttagaggatatgctagtatTGTCAAGATCCTTTTGCAGAACAATGCAGAT CCCAACAAGGCTTCTTGTCAGTTTGGACCTTTGACATTGGCGTTACAAAAATCTTCTGTGTCCTGTATGAAGCTATTAATTCAG GGTGGAACTAAAGTGAGCTGTGATTATCCTTTTGATAATCCATTGGTAAAGGCTGCTGAGAAGGGCTTAACTGAAGCTATCAAGTGCTTGTTGGAAGCTGGTGCAAACCCAAATGTTCATGACACG TTCGGTAGATTACCAATAGAGTTGGCTGCTGAGTATGGTACACGGGAAGATGTTGAGATTCTCTTTCCTTTCACCTCTCCCATTTCAACTGTGGAAAAATGGAGCGTCGATGGAATCATTAGTCATGTGAAGATGGAAATCAAGCAACTTGAG GATGGTAATTTTGTGAAAAAGAGGATGTCTGACCTGAAACGACAAGCGGATGAAGCATTCAAGAAGCAGGATTATCCAAATGCATCATTGCTCTATACACAG GCACTGAGGATGGATAACTTTGACGCTAAGCTGTTATCAAACAGGAGCTTGTGCTGGCTTCGCATGGGTGATGGACAGAGGGCTTTTGATGATGCGGCTAAATGCAAAAGGCTGCGCCCGAAGTGGGCAAAGGCTCACTATCGTCAAGGAGCTGCTCTGATGTTCACGAAG GAGTATGATGGAGCTTATAGCGCACTCTCACGTGCCTTAGAGTTGGACCCTGAAAGCGAGGAGATTGAGAAATTGTTCTG GGAGGCGATGGAACTGAGGTGA
- the LOC139831394 gene encoding uncharacterized protein translates to MGTRDMPLPRQFEFLLGKDRDQWPLEARFIEAAHDGDVRTIKKIAKELDVHGHGVPVTVASTTYMGFNALHAAGGRGRLPLYQYLVEELKMDVNKPDTSQDQSPAEHAVTHGNLPAVAYLLDHGADLHQKRQGDVTLLHSAAIRGMDASFVATFL, encoded by the exons ATGGGGACCCGGGACATGCCGCTGCCTCGCCAGTTCGAGTTCCTCCTCGGCAAAG ACCGCGACCAGTGGCCGCTGGAGGCCAGGTTCATCGAGGCCGCCCACGACGGCGACGTCCGCACCATCAAGA AGATCGCAAAGGAGCTGGACGTGCACGGGCACGGGGTCCCGGTGACGGTGGCCAGCACCACCTACATGGGCTTCAACGCCCTCCACGCCGCCGGCGGCCGCGGCAGGCTGCCCCTCTACCAGTACCTCGTCGAGGAGCTCAAGATGGACGTCAACAAGCCCGACACCTCTCAGG ATCAATCACCTGCTGAGCACGCCGTCACCCACGGCAACCTTCCTGCCGTCGCCTACCTTCTCGACCATGGCGCTGACCTGCATCAGAAACGTCAAGGGGACGTCACGCTGCTTCACTCAGCTGCAATCCGTGGTATGGATGCTTCGTTCGTTGCCACTTTCCTCTGA